The DNA sequence CCAATGGCAGAGTAAGGAATGGGCTGGCGGGCCCCACCGTAGATCTCTTACCCCAAATCGCGTAATGCTGACGCATTACATATATTGCGATTTGGGCCGAGATGACGCGGGGTTGCCGCGCCGAGATGACGTCTGTATTTGACCGCCGGTATTGACACACCCTTCCTATCGCCGTAAAATAATACTGTATCACCGAAACAGGTCCGTTTTTTATGTACGTTTATATTCTCAGCAATTCACACAAGACCGTCTTTTACACAGGGGTAACCAACAACATCTTCAGACGTATGTTTGAGCATAAAAGCGGACTCATCGAAGGCTTCTCAAAGAAATACCACTGTTCGCTTCTCCTTTGGTACAGAGAGCTCAGCGGAGAAACGGATGCAATAACGTTCGAGAAAAGCCTGAAAAAATACAGCCGCTCCGCAAAACTCAAGCTGATAACCAAGGACAACCCCGAATTGAACGATCTGGCTAAGGATTGGGATTTTGGTGATTTGACGGTCCCCCTGGAATATACTCAATTTCCGGGAATGCACTGAATTTGTCCCGTCCCAAATTAAACGTCACTTCGGCGGCGAGGGCGCTTGCGCCATCGCCGGTAAGAAGTCCCCTTCAAAAGAAACGCGAGCCACGGTCACGGACCAAGCCCGACGGGACAAAGGGCTGTTGTTTCCGGCGGTGAGCATGATCTTTGCCCGGGGCATTGGCGACAGTCTGAAGGGGATCTCTTACCGGTTTCGCTTATGCGAAACCGCCGAGATGACGTCTGTATTTGACCGCCGTTTCTGCAGCTGCGAGGGTGCTTGTCCCGTCCAGGCTTAACGTCACTTCGGCGGCGATGGCGCTTGCGCCATCGCCGGTAAGAAGTCCCCTTCAAAAGAAACGCGAGTCACGGTCACGGACCAAGCCCGACGGGACAAAGGGCTGTTGTTTCCGGCGGTGAGCATGATCTTTGCCCGGGTCTGTCCTTCCCATTACAGGGGATCTCTTACCGGTTTTTCCTATCGTCAAAACCGCCGAGATGACGTCTGTATTTGACCGCCGTTTCTGCAGAGCCCTCGCCGCTTGCATATGATGTGCGGCGGCAGGCGCTCTGCGCCTGCCGCCACACAAATTTTTTGCCTTTGGCGGGCGCGGGAGCGCCCGCCAAAGGCTCATGGTTCTATCTGCCCGCCAGCTCTATGATGGCCTGACCCGGCAGCAGGTCTCTCCCCTCCGTCCGGGCTTCCACTCTGTAGGCGCCGGCGGGGTCCTCCGGGGCAAAGACGTATTCCAGCTCGCCGTTCAGGTCCGTGGTCCGTTCGTCATTGCCCACCAGCACCGTGACCCCGGGGACGGGGGTGGTGGTGACCTCCTCGGCAATGAGGGTCACCGAGGCTATATACAGGTCTCCCGTCTTGGCCCTGAGCCTCAGGTCCGCGTCTCCGTTCATGCCGCCGGAGAAGCGGCAGTCGTCCACGGTGAACCGGGTCTTTTTCCAGACGCCGGCGCCGGACATGATCTGCGCGTCCGTGGGCTTGTAGGCGGGGAAAAACTCCCCGAAGCCTGCGGGAGAGGCAAACATATCCTCCGAGTTGTACTGCATGTCAAAGTCTCCCTTGCCGTCCAGATACTCCACTTCAAAGGTCAGGTGTTTCGCCCTTCTCATGGCCTCGTTCATGACCTGCACGTAGAAGTAGGGCATGTCTCCCTGCTTCACCTGCCAGCAGCGTTTGCCCGCCTTGCGGGTGAGTATCACCCGGCCGTCAATGGCGTCGGTGGGGTGCAGGTCCCGGTAGTCGGCGTCCTCCGCGTTCATGGAGCAGCTCTCCAGAGGGCGCCGGCCGTCGCAGGTGACGGTCCTGACGGTGAATTTCTCCCCGGCTGCCGCCCGGGCAGGCAGCTCCAGGTAAATGGGTCTGGCGGGCTTTTCCGTCAGGACCAGGAGCCCCAGGCTGCATATGGTGCGGTCCTCCGGACAATAGGCGTGAGCGTAGGAAAAGGCGTTGAGGCCCTCGTCGTCCGGCACCCTGACTGTAATGAGGCCGTTGTCCCGGGTGAACTCGGTCCTGACGGGCTGCGGATTTATGCCGGCTCTGTACCACAGGGCTTCCGTCACAGGGGCGTCGCCCCTGAAGGACACCTCAAAGGAGCTCTTGTCCTTCCTCAGGTCGCAGACCGGTATCAGGTAGCCGCCGCCGGTGACGTAGGGGCACAGGTCCCGTCTCACGGACAGCAGGCCGGTCTCCACTCCCTCGGGAGCGCTGCAGGCGTCTCTCCCCAGATACTCGGTGTACCAGTAGAGGCCCTTCAGCAAATTGGTGAGGGGCGCCAGCTTTTCCAGCTTCAGGGCCTTGTCCCTGTTTTGGCCCATGCCCAGCTTGTACCGGCTCAGAAAGCTGTTCTCGATGCAGCGGAAGGCCCTGATGCGGCCCGTCTTGTCCATGCCGTCTATCAGATTGTATTCGCCGCCCAGAAAATACTTGCCAAAGGTGTACTGTATCAGCTCGGGGTAGCCGTAGGCCATCCACAGGTCAAAGCCGGCGTGCCCCGCGTGGAGATACTGGCCGTAAACGTCGCTGCAGCCCTCGTACCACACGTAAAAGTCATCGTGAGCCTTGTATTCCGGGTCGGAGAAGATGCGGCGGCACAGCTCCAGAGTGCCTTCGGTGGCGCAGCCGGACACCCGGTGGTGATGGCGCCGGTCCAGGCAGTAGCTGTTCTGATAGGCTCCCAGCTGGTCCCACTGGACGCCGTCAAAGCCGTAATAGTTGGCGTATCTCTCGGTCCACCACAGCACGTAGTCCTGCCACTCCCGCGCGGCCAGGCACATCTGGGGAAAATTGCCGTGATAGTGCGACTCCACGTTGTTGTAGCCTCCGTCGTAGCGCTTGGCCACGAAGTCCTTGTAGTAGTCCCACAGGGGCTGTCTGACGTCCGGAGACAGGGCCTGCAGCCGGGTCTGAAACTGCTCGTCGTCGGAGTGGGGCACGCCCGGATAGTCCTCCCAGGCGTAGATGGGATTGATGTAGGGGACTATGCGGCCGCCCCGCCTGTGGACGTTCTGCACGGCGGCTATGATGGTCTCGTCGCCGCCCACCAGAGGGTCCGGCTCCCACAGGGGGTAGTCGTGGCCCATGAATTCCAGTCCCGCCAGGCCTATGACCCCGGTGCCCTGGGAAAGGGCCTTGTCATACATGTCGCTCCTGATATTGTTGAAGTCAAAGCCCGCCTTCATGGCAGGCTTCAGGGGGCCCATGCTCCAGATGGAGGAGTACCAGTACCAGTTGGGCATCTCCCGCGCCCAGCGGGGCACTTGGGGAGAGGCCATAAAGCTCTCGGCCCAGGCTCTGTACACGTCGGCACCCCAATGCCAGTCTCCCGTGTGGACCCCGGTGGCAAACAGGAGCCTCTCCCGGCCGCCCCGCTTCAGGTCCAGATATTTCCCCAGATCCAGGGTGAGACGGCCGCCCTCGACCCGGGCGTCCAGATAGCCGCCTATGAGCTCCTTGTCTTCGGAAGCGATATAAAAGCCGCTGTCCCGGTCGTAGAGATCCATCCAGAACATGCCCGCCTGACCGCCGTATTCCAGCCTGGGGGCATTCCACCAGTTCTGATATACCACGCCGTTGACCACGTCTCCCTCATTGTGAAAGAGGTTCCTGACCGGGTCGGGTATCTTTTCGCCGTAGCGGTTGGGCCGGACCAGGGTGTCGTCGGAGCCCCTGTTGCCTATGGAGAGGCCGGTCACACAGGGGCATTGGACCTCGGTGATCCTCAGGTCCCCGTCGTTTCTGAGCTGCAGGTCCCAGACTATGATGCCGGGCCTTGCCGGGTCACTCTTCACCGTGAGCAGGACCGAGACGCCGCTGCCGCTGTAGCGGCACACCACCGAGCTGCCGGCCTCCTCCACGCCGTCGCAGACAAGAGGCACCTGCCTGGGCCGGGGGTTGTCTATGGAAAAGACGCCTACCGGGCAGACAGCCCGGCCGTGGAGATAGCTCTTGCCGGTGACCCGGTTGGTCAGGGCGGAGAGCCTGCCCTGTGAATCTATGGTGACGGAATAAACGTCGCTTTGCAGAGTGGCCGCAGTCAGGCCGGCGGCAAAGCTCAGGATTAAAAGGATGACAAATAGCTTGGTGAACATGCTGACCTCATCTGATAGGGTATCAGTATCAGTATAGCATACGAGGGCTTTCCGGCGCAAGAAAAAAGACCCTCCGCTGCGGGAGGGTCCGTGTCCGGTCACACTATGAGCTCCGCATTGGAGCGGGGGATGTCCGCCTCGGCGCCGTCGGAGAGCCTGACCCGGATGACCCGGGCCCGGGCTCCGGTCTCCAGCAGGACCGGCTCCTCGGGGATGTCGATGATGGTGCCTATGCGGCAAAAATAAGGGTTGGAGGTGATGCGCACGGTCTTGCCCGTGGCCAGATCATAATCCTCCGGGGCGGCTGAGCCTTCCACCCGGGAAAGGGTGATCACCTCGGGGCGGATGACGCCGGCGCGTATGTGGGTGGCTCCGTTGAAGGAGGCGTCGCAGCCCTCGTGGTTCTTCAGCAGCTCAAAGGCCCTGTCGGACATGGGGATGGAGCCGAAGCCCTCGGTGAGTATGATGGTCAGGGGTATGTTTTCCTCGCCGGTGATGGCCACGCCTATGTCCCGGCCCAGATAGGCCTTGATGTTGGTGTCGGGCATGGCGCCGCCTATGAGGCCGGCGGCTCCCACTGCCTGGGCCTTCCTGATGACCTCCAGGGTGATACAGGCGCCGGCAGCTATCAGGCAGCCCTTGTGTTCTCCTGTGATCTGCTCGGGAGTGATGACGTCCTCGGGGGAGGAGGCCAAAACGGCTATCCTGCCGTAGCCTTCGCCGCCTATGCCGAATATGCCCTGCAGCATGGCGCCCCGGGCCTCTATGACCACCGTATCGCCGCCGGAGACCTCCGTGACCGTGCCCGGCAGATAGGCCGACAGGCGTATCTGGGTGGCCGGGAGCCGGATGCCCACGGAGCCGGTGAGGGGATTGATCATCTCCACGGCGCCCCGGTAAGGGCTCTTGCACTGGCTCTTCAGCAGGCCGAAAAAGGCGGTGTGCTCTGCCAGCAGGTCTCCCTTTTCCACCCGGTCGCCCCGGGCGGCCTTCATATCCCGGGGCAGTCTGTCCGGGTTGACCCCCAGTATGGCCGCCGCCTTCACGGTGCCCATGATGCCCTGTATGTCGGCCTCCGCCACCGTCTGAGAGGCGGTGACGGCGTCCCCCGGCTGCACCAGTATATTGCCCTTGACGGGGAGCCGGCGCA is a window from the Abditibacteriota bacterium genome containing:
- a CDS encoding GIY-YIG nuclease family protein, which translates into the protein MYVYILSNSHKTVFYTGVTNNIFRRMFEHKSGLIEGFSKKYHCSLLLWYRELSGETDAITFEKSLKKYSRSAKLKLITKDNPELNDLAKDWDFGDLTVPLEYTQFPGMH